The following is a genomic window from Photobacterium sp. GJ3.
GCGTCGTACATTGGACAGACAGCTGTCTGAGGTCCGGCTGGCAGACAGCCAGCAACCGGTGCTGAACTTTTCCAGTAACGACTATCTGGGATTGGCGCAGTCACCTGAACTGATTCAGGCATGGCAGCAAGGGTTGTCTTCCTATGGTGCCGGCAGCGGGGCATCACCGCTGGTGACCGGTCATCACAGTCCGCATCAGAATTTAGAATCCCGGCTGGCGGAATGGCTGGGATTTGAGCGCGCGTTATTGTTCAGTACCGGATTCAGTGCCAATCAGGCCGTGTTGTTTGCGTTGCTTCAAAAAGGTGATTGCCTGATTCAGGACAAACTCAATCATGCTTCACTGATGGAGGCGGGCATGTTGTCCCCGGCGACCATGCAGCGCTTTGCGCACAATGATGTCGCTGCATTGCAGCAACAGCTGGCCAGACATGAGGGGAGTGATACGGCCCGGCTTGTTGTCACGGAAGGGGTGTTCAGCATGGATGGGGATCAGGCACCTTTGGCCGACATCGCATCCCTTTGTGAATCATCGCAAAGCTGGCTGATGGTGGATGATGCCCACGGTTGTGGTGTCCTGGGTGAAGCTGGGCGCGGCAGTTGCGATCAGGCCGGTATTCAGCCGGATCTTCTGGTGGTGACATTTGGTAAAGCCTTCGGCATGCAGGGGGCTGCCGTCCTGTGCAGTCAGGCAGTGGCAGAGTATCTGATTCAGTTTGCCCGGCATTACATCTATTCCACGGCAATGCCGCCTGCTCAGGCGTTTGCGTTGTGCACCGCGGTCGATTTGGTGCGTACCGAGCATTGGCGACGGGAAAAATTGCTGACCTTAGGTGAGATGCTGATCGAGACGCTGGCCCCGGACATTGGCCTGCAAGTCACTTCAACCCCGATTAAACCCATTTTGCTGGGAAACAGTGAACGGGCTATGTCGTTGTCGGCATCATTGGCGGAACAGGGCATTTGGGTCTCGGCCATTCGCCCGCCCACTGTGCCTGTCCATCAGGCGCGCTTGAGAATCACATTGACGGCGAGTCACACCGAAGCGCAGGTTTTGCAGCTTGCCCATTGTTTGAATGCGTCTTTTGAAGAGGTAACGGATGCAGCCAATCAAATCAATGAATCAGACTGATTCAGAATTATGGAATGTTCACTCTGCCGAGAAACAGGCCATTGCCGCTAGCTTTGGGAAAGCGGCATCGGGTTACGATCAATCGGCGGCATTTCAACGCCGGGTCGGGCATCTGTTGCTGGATCGGCGACCGGATGTCGTCACAGGAACACACTGGTTGGATGTTGGTTGCGGGACTGGCTATTTCACCCAGCAATTACAACAGTTGGAATGCCGGACGACAGCCATTGATCTGTCATTGCCGATGCTCGAACAGGCGCAACTGAGGTGCCAGCATCAGGGAGTGTTTCAGTTGGCAGATGCCGAAGCTTTGCCTTTTGAAGATCAGCGGTTTGATGCTGCATTTTCCAGTCTTGCGCTTCAATGGTGCCGTGATCTGAGTGTGCCATTGAAGGAGCTCCGGCGGGTCGTTAAGCCCGGCGGGTGGATTGGGTTCACCACGCTGGCCGCAGATTCATTATTTGAGTTGCAGCAAGCCTGGCAGGCGGTCGACCAACATCTGCATGTGAACGAATTCGACAGCCAGTCTGCTTTGCTCAGTGCAGTGAAAGCGGCAGGATTTACTCAGTTTGACCTCTTGCTTGAGCCTGTTGTGATGCATTATCCGAGTGCGATGGCACTCATGAAAGATTTGAAAGGGATTGGTGCTACACATTTGTCGCAACAGCGTCGGCAGGGTTTGTTTGGCCGCAATGCGCTCAAGCGGATTGAGGATGCTTACGCAAGTTTTCGGGATGATACGGGTCAATTACCAGCAACTTACCAGGTTTGTTTTGGAGTATTAAAGAATGTCTAAAGTTTTCTTTGTGACCGGAACGGATACCGACGCCGGAAAAACTGTGGCGACCCGAACCCTGATCGACGCGTGTGTGCAGGCAGGATTCCGGACCGCAGGTTATAAACCAGTTGCATCCGGCAGTACGCTGACGGCTTATGGAATGCGGAATTCTGATGCACTGTTTTTGCAGGCTGCCTCAAATCCTGAACTCCACTATGAAGCCGTGAATCCTTTCACCTTTGAGCCGCCCATTGCGCCGCATATTGCGGCAAGTCAGGCTGGTGTTGAAATCTGCACGGATAAATTGTCCAGTGGGTTATACCGTCTGCAGGAGCAATCGGATGTAGTTTTTGTTGAAGGGGCTGGGGGGTGGCGGGTCCCTTTGTCTGATTCAGTGAAGTTTTCAGACTGGGTCAGACAAGAGAATCTGCCCGTGATTCTGGTGGTCGGGATGAAACTGGGCTGCCTGAATCATGCCATGCTGACCGCGGAAACCATTGTCCGGGATGGACTGTTTCTGGCGGGATGGATTGCGAATCGGGTTGATCCGGAGGTCAGTTGTTATGCGGAAAATCTGGCTTATCTGGCAGCGAATCTGCCAGCACCCAAGCTGGGAGAGATACCTTATCTGCCGGATATCAGTAAACGGGATCTCACCGCATTTATTGATCAGGAACAACTGAAAGCCCTGATGTCATGAAACAATATGCCGCCAGTCCGGCGGCATGTTTGTGATTAGCGTGAATGACTATGCCTGTTGTTGTTTCTTGCCAATAAGCTTCGGCAGACAGTACCAGGCAGAGGCCGCGAGGATCAGGCTGTAACCCAGGAATTCTACCCCTTCTTCCGCCAGGTTTTTCGCTTCACGGACATAATTGTCCTGCATCGCGGTTTGCCACAGTTCCCCCATCCCGAATAGTCGTGAAAATACCATCAGAGTCGCCATACCACCAATCATCAGGCCAAAACTGGCATGTTGGCTGTAATTAAGAAGAGGCTGCCGGGTGCTTTGTGGGTGGTAATAAGCATAGGAAAGACCAGCAATGGCCACCAGCACTGCCGGAACTTTCCAGAAGCCATGTCGGATCAAATCAAAAACGCCATCCAGTTCGCGAATCAAGAGCACTAAAAAGAATGCCGATATCAATCCCGCAAAACTACTTTGTTCTGGATTCCTCATTGCAACAAATGCATAAAGCGTACTACAGATAACAAGATATAATTCCTGTGAATACTCGACGAGAGAATTTTCACCAAGATTGCCACTGAATAGAAGGATTTCAATTTGGATAATGAAAGCAGCGATAGCCGAAATACTCATCACAGCCAGAAAAATTGTCATTGGAACAAGGAGTTCGTATGCGGTTTTATTAGGTAATGTGCTGCCCAATGCATGTGAGTAGTCTTTGTTCATCATTTCATCTGTTCCATATCTATTATTTATTGTTGGGCTCGGTATCACGCAAATGCTTTGCGTGGTGAGGTGTTGGTTCCTTAATTGACCGATTCATCTTGATAAAATGACAAAGTTTAAATTTCGGGCTGAAGAGGTGAGGCAGAAGATCAGATATTTCAGTGTTGAATTATTGTGTGACTGAGATTGCATTCAGTTATTTACATCTACAGTTTCACTAAAATACTTTTTCGCATGCATGCAGAGAGCATTTTCACAATGAACTGTACAGTTTTCATTATGATTGATGGGGCTCAATCACTATGCTTAAATATAGGGTGAGCACCGGGAAAACCTTCCAAAAAGGAATATTTTAGTTTCAGTCAGAAATCTGAATTGGCAAGAGCAGAGGTTCCGAGCACACATTCCGTTTCCATAAGGAGAAATTATCTCCGTTCTATATTTTTGAACTTTCGTTTGCAATAGATAATGGATGGGATATATATTTTTTTTCAGGTGTTTTAATGTCGGATTTTTCTTTTTTCTTTTTTCTTTTGCTTCGTTAACCCTCCGTGGGTCCCGTTTTATTTGCCATTGGAATTTTCTGGCCAGCTATAAAATAAAACATGCCACCAGTTCGATGGCATGTTTTATCGTCAGTGTGAATTATTGAGCTTGCTGTTGTTTCTTACCGACAAGCTTTGGCAGACAGTACCAGGCAGAGGCCGCGAGGATCAGGCTGTAACCCAAGAGTTCTACCCCTTCTTCCGCCAGGTTTTTCACTTCACGGACGTAATTGTCCTGCATTGCGGTTTGCCACAGATCCCCCATCCCGAACAGTCGTGAGAACACCATCAGGGTCGCCATGCCGCCAATCATCAGGCCAAAACTGGCGTGTTTGCTGTATTGACGCAGGGGTTGCTGAGTGCTTTGCGGATGTTGGTACGCGTAGGCGATACCGCCAACAGCCACCAGAACCGCGGGGACTTTCCAGAAACCGTGTTTGATCAAATCCAGGACACCGTCCAGCTCGCGAATCAAGAGCACCAGAAAGAATGCCGATACCAGGACCGCAAAACCACGCAGTGCTGGCTTCTTCACAGCAACGGCTGCAAAAAGTGCGCTGCTCAGGGCCAGATACATTTCCTGCGTATACTCGACAAGTGAGTCCTCACCCAGATTCCCGCTCAATTGCAGCACCTCGATTTGGATGATGAAAGCGGCCACTGCAGCAATGACAGCGACAGCCATAAAGATTGCGATTGGAATGAGCAGTGTTCGTGCGTTTCCCTGCGTGTTGCTCTGCGTTGTTGCGCTATCCAATGCTTGCGAATAGAGCTTTTTCATAATTTACCTGCACAGTGTTCAGAATAATTTTTGGGACTAGTATCACATAATCAATCTGAATGAGAACTGTATTTACATTATTATGACGCAGAAATGACAAAGCCTCCTGTTAGGAGGCTTTGGATTTAGCACTTAATACAAGGGAAATTAGTTCGTGTTCAGCAGCGAAAGTGGGTCGATAGCTTCAGCGGATTGTGTCGCAGAAGGATCCAGTCCAAGCTCTGCACAGGCTTCTTCAGCTGTCATGCCAAGATGACAGCGCAGGATATCAATCGCAACTTGGTAGTTCTCGTGGTCAGCCATCTTGCCTCCTTTCTTTACTGAGTGAATTCCAATACCCAATGACAATAGTGAATGGCACGGTGAGAAACAATACGACCAAAGTCTAAGGAGTCGATTCAATGGAAAGAACTGGATGAAGCTCACAGGTCTGGTCAGGACTGGCTGGACTTACGAAAAGTAACAATTTCCCGCTTCCGCTTGTTTTATGATTAAACGACCATACTATAAATACTTGCTGAGACTGCATGTTTTAAGGCGTCGAAGCGTTGGATGGATTGACCTTTGTTGGAGAAAGAAAGGTATGAAACGAATTGCCTTGTTCCTGGCAACCAACCTGGCTGTCATGCTGGTATTCAGTATTGTGCTCAATATTGTATATGCCGTGACAGATTTACAGCCAGGGAGTCTGAGTGGCCTGCTGGTGATGGCGGCATTGTTTGGTTTTGGTGGCTCTCTGATTTCGCTCTTCATGTCGAAATCAATGGCTTTGCGTTCTGTAGGCGGCAGGGTGATCGAGCATCCCCGGAATGAATCCGAATACTGGCTGATGGAAACGGTTACGCGTCAGGCACAACAGGCCGGTATCGGCATGCCGACTGTTGCGATTTATGACTCGCCAGACATCAACGCATTTGCGACGGGTGCAAAGCGGGACGACTCGTTAGTCGCAGTCTCTACCGGGTTACTGCACAGCATGACACCGGAAGAAGCAGAAGCTGTGTTGGCTCATGAAGTCAGCCATATTGCGAATGGCGACATGGTCACCATGACGCTGCTGCAAGGGGTCGTGAATACCTTTGTGATCTTCATTTCCCGGATTATTGCGGGTGCCGTCAGTGGCGTGAGCAGCAATAATGAAGAAGGGGAAAGCGGTGGCAGCTTTATGACTTACTTCATTGTTTCGACCGTGATGGAACTGCTGTTCGGCTTCCTCGCGAGCATTATTACCATGTGGTACAGCCGTCATCGTGAGTTTAAAGCAGATGCCGGTTCAGCACATTTAGTCGGAAAAGAAAAAATGATTGCTGCCCTGGAGCGTTTAAAAGTCAGTCAGGAATCGCACCTGGAAGGGTCGATGATGGCTTTTGGCATCAATGGCAAGAAAAGCCTGTCTGAACTCTTTATGACACACCCGCCACTGGACAAACGCATTGATGCGCTGCGTCGTGGTGAACACCTGTAATCATTAAGAAATACGAAAGACTGAATGCCCCGGTTTGCCGGGGCATTTTTATTGATGTGTCTTTCTTTCCTGGGCTGGCCGCTTTGATGGATTATTGGGGCCGGATCCGGTATATCATGCCGCTGTCTGTCCCCAGGTACAGCCAGCCTTCCCGGCTCTGAGCCAGTGAGCGAATGCGTTCGTTCATGGACTCCAGCAGCCGTTCTTCCTGAACCGGATTGCCTTGCGCATCCAGTCCAATGCGATTCAGGTGCTGTAAAACCAGAGCGCCCGAAAATAAATTTCCTCGCCATGCGGGGAAAGCATCGCCGTTATAAATCAGCAGGCTGCCGGGTGCTATCGATGGGACATACACTTTTTTGGGCGTTTCAATACCGGTTTTTTCTTTGGCTTCGCCAACATCCAGTGGCCCCCAGTATTCTTTGCCGTGGGATGTCACTGGCCAGCCGTAGTTTTTTCCCGGTTGGATCAGATTGATCTCATCGCCACCCCGGGGGCCGTGTTCAATTTCCCAGAGGCGGTTCGTTGTTCGGTCAAACGCCAGCCCCTGTGGGTTTCTGTGGCCATAACTCCAGATTTCGTGGGAAGCATCCGAGCGTTCCCGAAACGGGTTGTCTTTCGGAATTGAACCATCCAGATTCAAGCGCATGATGGCAGCGGCATGATTGCTGAGATCCTGTCCGTTTGGTCGATGACCGCGATCGCCAACAGAGAAAAACACATGTCCCCGACCATCAAATGCGATCCGACTGCCGTAATGGCGACTGGTATCACTTTGGGAGCGGGTCACCAGTAAATCCTGCCAGTTTTGCAGTGTCTGTCCCGATAACTGGGCGCGTGCGAGTGTGGTCACACTGCTGTCACCAACGGGTTTACTGTAAGTGAAATAAAGCCAGCCCGCAGCCTGAGGATCCGGTGACAATTGCACATCAAGCAGTCCGCCCTGGCCCCGGGCATAGACTTCAGGCAAGCCCGAAACGTTTTGCTTTTGTCCGTTACGGGTATTGAAAAGCACGGCTTCACCCTGCCGCAATGTAATGAGCAATTTGTCGTCATCGATAAAAGTCATTCCCCAGGGCACCGGGAATCCCTCTGCGACTTTTTCGACCTGAAAAGCCATACCTTCACTGCGTCCGGTGGTGATGGGCTGTGCCAGTGCTGAGGCTGTAACTACGGCACAGAATAGCAAAGCGGAAAACGTAAAAAGTCGGGTCTGAATCATCTTTTTCCTTCCATAGATATCATGATGTTAAGGGGGTGCGCTGACAGACATGCTCTGTCATGAACTGCTGTGATCAACTCAGCGGATGGTCGTTTTAAGCCTAGCTGAACCCTGTTGATTCCGATGACATTGGTTGTAAATGTGAGGCAATCATCGCTGCCAGTGCAGTGATACCCTGTTGCCAGTCCGGTGTGTCTTCAAAGGCGGCATAACTCAACCGGAGACAGTGGCGATATTGCTTTTGTGTGCAGAACATACTGCCCGGCAGCAGGCTGATCCCAGCGGCGTGGGCTTGTTGATATAACTGATCACTGTCGCTGTGTTCCGGCAGGGACAGCCAGCATAAAAATCCCCCGTCTGGCTGATAAAGGTGGTAGCGGCCAAGCAGCCAGGGATAGCTATCCAGCGCAGTCGTCAGCGCATGGCAGAACTGCCGCTGATTTCGCTGATAATAACGTTGCACTTTTCGTAAATGAGCACGGTATTTGCCGGTTTTCAGAAACTCAGCAACAGCGGACTGCATCAGGTTCAGGCTGCCCATGTTATCGGCAAGCAGCC
Proteins encoded in this region:
- the bioF gene encoding 8-amino-7-oxononanoate synthase: MPLKQRLHQALHQREVQGLYRQRRTLDRQLSEVRLADSQQPVLNFSSNDYLGLAQSPELIQAWQQGLSSYGAGSGASPLVTGHHSPHQNLESRLAEWLGFERALLFSTGFSANQAVLFALLQKGDCLIQDKLNHASLMEAGMLSPATMQRFAHNDVAALQQQLARHEGSDTARLVVTEGVFSMDGDQAPLADIASLCESSQSWLMVDDAHGCGVLGEAGRGSCDQAGIQPDLLVVTFGKAFGMQGAAVLCSQAVAEYLIQFARHYIYSTAMPPAQAFALCTAVDLVRTEHWRREKLLTLGEMLIETLAPDIGLQVTSTPIKPILLGNSERAMSLSASLAEQGIWVSAIRPPTVPVHQARLRITLTASHTEAQVLQLAHCLNASFEEVTDAANQINESD
- the bioC gene encoding malonyl-ACP O-methyltransferase BioC yields the protein MQPIKSMNQTDSELWNVHSAEKQAIAASFGKAASGYDQSAAFQRRVGHLLLDRRPDVVTGTHWLDVGCGTGYFTQQLQQLECRTTAIDLSLPMLEQAQLRCQHQGVFQLADAEALPFEDQRFDAAFSSLALQWCRDLSVPLKELRRVVKPGGWIGFTTLAADSLFELQQAWQAVDQHLHVNEFDSQSALLSAVKAAGFTQFDLLLEPVVMHYPSAMALMKDLKGIGATHLSQQRRQGLFGRNALKRIEDAYASFRDDTGQLPATYQVCFGVLKNV
- the bioD gene encoding dethiobiotin synthase → MSKVFFVTGTDTDAGKTVATRTLIDACVQAGFRTAGYKPVASGSTLTAYGMRNSDALFLQAASNPELHYEAVNPFTFEPPIAPHIAASQAGVEICTDKLSSGLYRLQEQSDVVFVEGAGGWRVPLSDSVKFSDWVRQENLPVILVVGMKLGCLNHAMLTAETIVRDGLFLAGWIANRVDPEVSCYAENLAYLAANLPAPKLGEIPYLPDISKRDLTAFIDQEQLKALMS
- the htpX gene encoding protease HtpX, which encodes MKRIALFLATNLAVMLVFSIVLNIVYAVTDLQPGSLSGLLVMAALFGFGGSLISLFMSKSMALRSVGGRVIEHPRNESEYWLMETVTRQAQQAGIGMPTVAIYDSPDINAFATGAKRDDSLVAVSTGLLHSMTPEEAEAVLAHEVSHIANGDMVTMTLLQGVVNTFVIFISRIIAGAVSGVSSNNEEGESGGSFMTYFIVSTVMELLFGFLASIITMWYSRHREFKADAGSAHLVGKEKMIAALERLKVSQESHLEGSMMAFGINGKKSLSELFMTHPPLDKRIDALRRGEHL
- a CDS encoding PQQ-dependent sugar dehydrogenase, coding for MIQTRLFTFSALLFCAVVTASALAQPITTGRSEGMAFQVEKVAEGFPVPWGMTFIDDDKLLITLRQGEAVLFNTRNGQKQNVSGLPEVYARGQGGLLDVQLSPDPQAAGWLYFTYSKPVGDSSVTTLARAQLSGQTLQNWQDLLVTRSQSDTSRHYGSRIAFDGRGHVFFSVGDRGHRPNGQDLSNHAAAIMRLNLDGSIPKDNPFRERSDASHEIWSYGHRNPQGLAFDRTTNRLWEIEHGPRGGDEINLIQPGKNYGWPVTSHGKEYWGPLDVGEAKEKTGIETPKKVYVPSIAPGSLLIYNGDAFPAWRGNLFSGALVLQHLNRIGLDAQGNPVQEERLLESMNERIRSLAQSREGWLYLGTDSGMIYRIRPQ